GATGACTGCATACAATCTGCTTGAGAAAAAAGCTGCTTATTTAGAAACAGGAAAATGGGCTGCAAATGCAATTAAAGAAGCAAAGGTGTTTGGTGAAGTGGTGTTGGCTGCAAGTTCAGCTGACAAAAATTATAACTATATTCCTAAGGAAATCAATATTCCTACTGATGCTGACTATTTCCACTATACGTCCAATAACACCATTTACGGCACTCAAATCAGACATGAATTAAGTAGTCCGGTTCCAATGATTTGTGATATGTCTTCCGACATCATGAGTCATAGAGTAGATGTGTCAAAATTTGCACTCATTTATGCAGGTGCTCAAAAGAATATGGGACCTGCAGGGGCTACGGTAGTGATTGTAAGAGAAGATGTATTGGGGAAAGTGAGCAGGAAAATCCCTACGATAATGAATTATGCTACTCATATTAAAAAAGACAGTATGTTCAATACACCTCCTGTTTTCCCTGTTTTTGCAATCTTAAAAAACCTTGAATATGTTAAACAAGTAGGAGGAGTGGATGAAATGCAAAGAAGAGCAAAAGAGAGAGCAGATTTATTGTATGCCGAAATTGATAGAAATCCTTTATTCAGGGCTTTTGTACCCGCTCATGAAGACCGTTCACAAATGAATGTGTCTTTCTTTATGCAAGATGAATCGTTGAATGAGAAGTTTTTGAACGCTTGCAAAGAAGCAAAGATTATGGGTATAAAAGGTTATAGAGACTTAGGTGGATTCAGAGCTTCCTTATATAATGCTTTGCCTTTGGAAAGTGTGAAAGCATTGGTAAACGTGATGCAAACTTTTAACTAAAATAGAGAGAAGAATAGGATGAGAATATTAGCAAATGATGGAATAGATACAGCTGGAAAGGAATTGCTCGAACAAGCCGGTTTCACAGTTGATACAAATAAGATTGCTCAAGATGAATTAGTTTCTAAGATTTCAGGCTATGATGTAATCATTGTCAGAAGTGCTACCACTGTAACACGTGAAATTATTGAAGCAAGTAATTTGAAAGTAATTGGCAGAGCCGGTGTTGGTACAGATAATATTGATAAAGTAGCAGCTAAAGAAAAAGGCATTGAGGTTGTCAATACTCCCGCAGCTTCATCATTGTCTGTGGCAGAACTTGTTTTTGCTCATTTATTTGGTTTGGTTAGGTTTCTCCAAAAATCAAATAGAAGGATGCCGGTTGAAGGAATGTCTAAATTTAATCAACTTAAAAAAGAATATGCAGCCGGTACAGAACTTAGAGGGAAGGTGATGGGAATCATTGGTTTTGGCAGAATCGGACAAGAAACCGCTAAAGTTGCTTTAGGGGTGGGAATGAAGGTGTTGGCTTTTGACCCTTTTGTAAAAAATATTAACTTGAAGTTTGCTTTTCACCCTGATATGAATTTGCCTCAGTTGGATGTTCCAATCGAGACTGTAAGTATGGAAGAAGTTTTAAAAAATGCAGATTTTATCTCCTTACATGTTCCCAAACTTGACAAGCCTGCAATTGGCGAGCACGAAATTGCTTTGATGAAACAAGGTGCCGGTATTGTTAATTGTGCAAGAGGTGGGGTAGTGGATGAAAAAGCATTGGTTCAAGCGCTGAACAGTGGTAAAATTGCCTTTGCCGGTGTAGATGTTTTTGAACATGAACCTCCAATTGATGATGTCTTACTCAAAAATGAAAATGTTTCTTTAACTCCTCATTGTGGAGCTTCAACAGCTGAAGCACAAGAACGTATTGGAATTGAGTTAGCAGAAAAAATAATCAACTACTTAAAATAACTCATTTTGCCTAAGATAGCACCCTTTAGAGCCACTCTACCTGCGGAAGGACTTGAAAGTCAAGTTGTGATTGACTCAAATGTTAGCCTTAGCAAGGATGAACTTTTTCTTAAACTGGAAGAAAATCCGTTTTCTTACTATCATATTTTTAAACCCCAAACACACTTTGGAGATGAAAGCACGCTCGAGCAGGCTTATGCTTTTGGTCGGAATTATTTTAAACAACTGAAAGAACAGGGAGTATTAGTCAAAGAAAAAGATCCTGCGCTTTATGTATATCAAATTATCACTACCGAACATAACTCTTTCTTAGGTCTGATTTCTACCGTAGATATCAATGACTACGAACATGGTGCGATTAAGAAGCATGAAAATACGCTCACTGAAAAACAACATAAACTTTTTAAGCATATAGAAATTACCGGCTTTATAGGAGAGCCGGTTCTGTTGGCATATCCTTCAAGTGGAGCTATCAATAAAATTTTACATTCTTATATTGAAACCCGACCGGATAAAGCATTTGAATATAATGAGAATCGCCATAAGCTGTGGAAAATTCAAGAGCTTAGTCAAATTGAAACATTGATTCAGGAGTTTGCAAAAGTGGAGGCATTTTATATTGCAGACGGACACCACAGAACTGCATCTGTATATCAGTTTGTCAAAGAGAAAGGATTACCTCCTTTTAATATGTTGACCTACCTTGTTTCTGATGAACAGCTAAAAATTTATCCTTTTTACCGTTTGTTTACAGGGCAATCAATGATAGACTTTCAAGATGTTCTTGAAAAATTGAAGGTGAATTTTGATATTTCAGAATCTGCAGAAAAGGACAAACTTGCAGCTGATGAGTTTCTAATGATTATGCATGATAAGACTCTCAAACTAAAGTTGAAATCGGAATTTGACTTGGACGCAATGCGTATTTCTGAGAGGTTGAATGTTTCATTATTAGAGGAATTAATTCTAAAACCTATTTTTCATGTACAAGACAGCAGAGATGACAAGCGATTGACTTTCCTTTCAGGTAAAGTAAGTTTGAAAGAAGTGGAAGCAAAGGTGCAGCGGGGAGATGTAACTGTGGCATTTGCAATGGCTCCCATTTCTGCGGAAGATATTTTTGAGGTGTCTGACAAAAATTTGACAATGCCGCCCAAGTCCACATATATTGAACCTAAATTGCTTTCAGGAAGTGTAATTTTAGAGTTCTAATACTAAAAAAAGTATTTATAAAAAAACCTGCTTAGTTTTAAGCAGGTTTTTTTGTGTTTATCAATCATTACAGATTGCCTCTTCTTTCTTGTTCTCTTTCAATAGACTCAAATAGGGCTTTGAAATTTCCCTTGCCAAACGATTTGGCACCTTTACGTTGAATTATTTCATAAAACAATGTTGGTCTATCTTCAACAGGTTTGGTAAAGATTTGAAGCAAATACCCCTCGTCATCTCTATCTACTAAGATTCCTAATTGTCTCAATGGTTCAATGTCTTCGTCAATTTTGCCTACACGTGCAATAAGTTCATCGTAGTAGCTACCGGGAACGGTTAGAAATTCTACACCTCTATTTTTTAAATCAGTTACGGTTTTAACAATGTCGTGTGTTGCTAAAGCTACGTGTTGTACGCCCTCTCCATGATAAAAATCTAAATACTCCTCAACTTGGGATTTCTTTTTTCCTTCGGCAGGTTCGTTGATTGGAAACTTTACATAACCGTTTCCATTGCTCATTACTTTGCTCATCAAAGCAGAATATTCAGTTGAAATATCTTTGTCATCAAATGATAAAATATTTTTGAAACCCATTACTTCTTCATAAAATTTCACCCAAACATTCATTTGATTCCATCCCACATTGCCCACACAATGGTCAACATAAAGTAATCCGGTTGGGGTAGGATTATAGTCTGACTCCCATTTTACAAATCCGGGCATGAAAGGTCCGTTGTAATTTTTGCGTTCAACAAAAATGTGTACAGTTTCGCCATAAGTGTGTATGCCGGAACGTACTACTTCTCCGAACTCGTCTTTTGAAGATTCAGGTGCCATATATGATTTAGCTCCTCTTTTTGTGGTTTCTTCCCAAGATTTACGTGCATCATCAACCCATAACGCAAGCACTTTCACTCCATCGCCATGTTGTTTAATATGTTCAGAAATAGGGTGCTCCGGATGAAGTGGAGTGGTTAATACAAAGCGAATTTTATCCTGTTTTAATACATAACTCACCCTGTCTTTTACTCCTGTTTCAGGTCCGCAATAAGCAACTCCCTGAAACCCAAATGCTGTCTTATAGTAATGAGCAGCTTGTTTAGCATTGCCTACATAAAACTCAACGTAATCTGTGCCGTTGATTGGTAAAAAATCCTTATTTTGTTCTGTCATAACGCTTTAAAATTGTCTTGTGCAAATGTAGTATTTTGATATTGCTTTCAAAGTAACAAGCAGAAAAGTATTCGTTCGGATTGGCTAAATGAATGTTGGAATATTTAAATATCTGATTTATAATTTTCCAATACATGATGATTTGTAGCTCGATGATTGATTGTAAAATTCATTTAGTCGAAATATTTTCTATTTTGGAAACTATTTGCGTTGTCAAAGTTTCTTGGAGTGATATTGAGTTATATTTGCGCCCCGAAAAAATGGCGATGGAAGACACCAAAGAAAATATACTTATCCAAGCAGAAAAAATGTTTAATCGCTCCGGTATTAAAGAGGTAAGCATGGATAGTGTAGCATCTGAACTCTCTGTTTCTAAAAAGACTCTTTATCAGTATTTTGAAAGTAAATCGGATTTAATCAACCAAGTATTAAAACGAAGGGCAATCAGGGTGCGAGAATATATTTTGAAAATTCAAAATGAGAATCAGAACGCTATTGAAGAGATTATGACACATTTTTTTAAAATGGTCAACCGTCTTCGCGATACCAAACCTACTCTGCTGTATGATTTGAAAAAATATTATTTTGACTTATACCAATCTTTTAATGAGTCAATAGAGAAGTTTATAGAAGAGGAGTTTGTGCGCAACATGAAAAAGGGGATTGATGAAGGACTTTATAGGGCTGAGTTGAATATCAGACTGGTATGTAAACTTCATTTTAATTCAATTGAATTTATGTCAAACCCTATTGCTATTCAAGCCGAAAACAAAGCTGAAAAACGTTTTTCGGAATTATTGATGTATCACATGAGAGCTGTATGTACATCAAAAGGAATCAAAGAATTAGAAAACTTACTTAACAAAAATGAGAAATAAACTATCTGCAACCCTAATTTGCCTAAGTTTAGCGTTGCAGGCAAAAGCCGCTGACACACTCAAACTCACGCTCAGCGGGGCAATTCAGTATGCGTTGGAACATAACGAACAAATACAAGCGAGCCAACTGGATATTACCAAAGCCAATTATAGAATCAAAGAGATTACAGCTTCTGGATTTCCCCAACTCAATGGCAGTGCAGATTTTAGAGATAATGTAAAATTGCCCGTATTTGTATTCCCTGACCCAATGACCGGAGAACAAAAACCGATTAAAGTGGGAACAAGGTATCAAGTAACCGGAGGATTACAGCTCAATCAACTCATTTTTGACGGAAGCTATTTTGTAGGGTTAAAAGCTGCAAAAGAATATAAAGCCTTGGCTATACGAACACATCAGAAAAATGAACAAGATTTGAAAGTAAATGTGGCTAAAGCATATTTTCTGGCTTTAATCAGCAAGGAGAATCTGACTTTACTTGACGAAAATCTCAAAACACTGTCACAAACCTTAACTGAAACTGAGGCAATGTACAAAGAAGGGTTTGTGGAAAGTCTTGAAGTAGAACGTCTGAAGCTCACTGTTTCTAATCTGCAAGTACAAAAAATTAAGTTGCAAAACGCTGCTGAAATTACACTCAATTTACTCAAAACATATTTAGGCTTAGAATTAGATATGCCTCTTGTTTTGGAAGAGAATTTAGAAGCTCTATATGCCAAATATTTACAAGAAGGAAAGGTGCTTGGAGTAGGTAATGTGAATAACCGCCTTGAATTAAAAATACTTGAAACCCAAAAGTCATTATACAAGCTCGATGTTAGCAAACACAAAGTACAATATTATCCTTCTATTAGAGGGTTCGCAAACTATCAAGAGCAGTTTTATGGCAGCAAACTCACCTTTGATCCTTGGTTAAATACGTTTTTGTATGGGGTTACCATTCAAGTTCCTATTTTCTCCAGCGGAATGAAGATACACCAAACACGTCAGGCAAAAATTACCTTACAACAAGCTGAATTGAACTACAACTATACCGCAAACATGCTCAAAATGGAACGAGTGAAGGCAGAAAAGGAATACAATATTTCTTTGTCAATGTTGGAAATTCAAAAAGCCAATTTTGAATTAGCTAAAAAAATCAATGAAACCACCCTTAAAAAATACCAAGAAGGCGTGGGGTCTAACTTAGAGGTGGTTACAGCAAACCAAGATTTAAAAAATGCCCAAACCAATTATTTAGAAGCCATTTACGAAGTGCTTACAAATCGTCTTAACTTAATAATCGCAAACGGAGACAATGTCTCATTTTAAAACACAAATTCAACTTAATAACCCATGAAAAAATATAACATTATTGCCCTTACTCTGATTGTTCTTGCATCTTGTACCTCTAAGAATGATATTGAATCCAAAAAGAAATTGTTGGAGAAGTACAAACTCGAAGCCGTAAAGCTCAACGAGAAAATTCAACAACTTGAAATTGAATTAGGAGACGATTCAAAACAAGAGGAATTTCTGATTTCTGTTGAAGTTGACACCTTACAGACGGGTGACTATGCAAGTCAATCTGAATTTCAAGCAACCGTTGAGTCAGAACAAAATGTGTTGCTGAGTGCTGAAAATGGAGGTGCCGTTGTTGATGTACTGGTAAAAGAAGGTCAAAAAGTTTCCGCAGGGCAGTTATTAGTAAGATTAGATGCAACCATTATAGAAGCTCAAATTGCAGAAATTAAAAATGCACTTGATTTGGCAGAGAATGTTTATGGAAAATACAAGCGCCTAAGGGAACAAAATATCGGAACAGAAATGCAATATTTGGAAGCTAAGAATCGCTATGAATCTTTGCATAGGCAATTGAATTCAGCCAATGTACGATTGTCTAAATTTTATATTAAAGCGCCTTTTAGCGGAAAGATTGATGCAGTTATGACAACAGTGGGAGCGCTCACTACACCGGGACAACCTTTACTTAGATTGGTAAATGAGGGTGAAATGAAAGTAGTGGTGCAAGTTCCGGAATCTTATGTAGGGGTGTTTGCCAAAGGCGAAAAAGTGAATGTTACATATCCAAGTTTGGGCAAGACTGTTTCCGAAACAATAGATGCAGTGGGTGAAGTAATTAATGCCGGAAACAGAACTTTTCAGGTTTTTATTAGACCTAAGAGCAAAGAGGTAGTATTGAAACCTAATTTGCTTGCAGTGGTTTCTGCTGATGATTTTAAAGATACCAATGTGATTACAATTCCTTCACAATTGATTAAGCGTGATGCGGCAGACAACCCTTATGTCTTTGTTGCAACTGCAACAGATAGTGCTCTATTGGTGCATAAAAGAAGCATTACAATTAAACGCTACGGTGCCGATGTGTCAATTGTGGAATCAGGGTTGAATAGCGGAGATTTGTTGATTGTGAAAGGCTATAATAGTGTTGGAGAAGGCGATAAAGTGAAATTGGCAACCGAGGATTAATATATTTAGCAACTTTTTGTAATGAGTAAAAAGAAAATAAAACTAAAGGAGTTCTTTCCTTCAAACCTTGCGCTAAAAAACAGTACAAGCGTATATTTAATGGTGATTTTGCTGGCTATTGTGGGTACAGTGAGTTATATCACAATGCCTAAAGAAAGTTTCCCTGAACTCAAACAACCCACCATTTATATTAATACTCCTTATTTTGGTAATTCACCCGCAGATATCGAAAACTTAGTTACACGACCCATTGAGAAACAACTCAAATCACTCAAAGGTGTAAATAAATTAAAGTCCTATTCCAAGCAAGATTTTTCTATCATCATTGTTGAATTTGATTTAGATATAGCTGCTGACAAAGCATTGCAAGATACCAAAGATGCAGTGGACAAAGCCAAGTCTGACTTGCCCAATGACTTAGATGCTGAACCCAATATTTTTGAGTTAGATTTTTCTGAATTTCCAATCATGAATGTCAATATCTATGGCAATTTGCCCGATAATGAAATGAAGGAAAATGCAGAATATCTGCAAGATGAAATTGAAGGATTGCCTGAAATATCCGAAGCTCCAATCAGTGGTTTGCTTGACAACGAGGTGAAAGTGAGCGTAGATATGTTTAAAATGGAAGCATTGTTGGTGAGTTTTCATGATATTGAGAATGCAATTAAAAATGAAAATATTTCAATGTCGGGTGGTGAGGTGAAGACAATTACCGGACAAGGAGCAGGCAGAAGATCTTTGAGAGTAGAAGGAGAGTTTAAAAATTGGAGAGAGATAGGAAATATTATTGTTAAACATGAAAACCAAGAAATCGTATATTTAAAAGATATTGCTGATATAAGTTTTGGAGCT
The sequence above is drawn from the Bacteroidia bacterium genome and encodes:
- the serC gene encoding 3-phosphoserine/phosphohydroxythreonine transaminase, with protein sequence MINTTQNNAQKVHNFYAGPSILFPQTVEESINAIQNFAGTGLSILEISHRSKEFVEVMEKARQIVKDLLNVPEGYHILYLGGGASTQFMMTAYNLLEKKAAYLETGKWAANAIKEAKVFGEVVLAASSADKNYNYIPKEINIPTDADYFHYTSNNTIYGTQIRHELSSPVPMICDMSSDIMSHRVDVSKFALIYAGAQKNMGPAGATVVIVREDVLGKVSRKIPTIMNYATHIKKDSMFNTPPVFPVFAILKNLEYVKQVGGVDEMQRRAKERADLLYAEIDRNPLFRAFVPAHEDRSQMNVSFFMQDESLNEKFLNACKEAKIMGIKGYRDLGGFRASLYNALPLESVKALVNVMQTFN
- a CDS encoding TolC family protein, which gives rise to MRNKLSATLICLSLALQAKAADTLKLTLSGAIQYALEHNEQIQASQLDITKANYRIKEITASGFPQLNGSADFRDNVKLPVFVFPDPMTGEQKPIKVGTRYQVTGGLQLNQLIFDGSYFVGLKAAKEYKALAIRTHQKNEQDLKVNVAKAYFLALISKENLTLLDENLKTLSQTLTETEAMYKEGFVESLEVERLKLTVSNLQVQKIKLQNAAEITLNLLKTYLGLELDMPLVLEENLEALYAKYLQEGKVLGVGNVNNRLELKILETQKSLYKLDVSKHKVQYYPSIRGFANYQEQFYGSKLTFDPWLNTFLYGVTIQVPIFSSGMKIHQTRQAKITLQQAELNYNYTANMLKMERVKAEKEYNISLSMLEIQKANFELAKKINETTLKKYQEGVGSNLEVVTANQDLKNAQTNYLEAIYEVLTNRLNLIIANGDNVSF
- a CDS encoding D-2-hydroxyacid dehydrogenase, which translates into the protein MRILANDGIDTAGKELLEQAGFTVDTNKIAQDELVSKISGYDVIIVRSATTVTREIIEASNLKVIGRAGVGTDNIDKVAAKEKGIEVVNTPAASSLSVAELVFAHLFGLVRFLQKSNRRMPVEGMSKFNQLKKEYAAGTELRGKVMGIIGFGRIGQETAKVALGVGMKVLAFDPFVKNINLKFAFHPDMNLPQLDVPIETVSMEEVLKNADFISLHVPKLDKPAIGEHEIALMKQGAGIVNCARGGVVDEKALVQALNSGKIAFAGVDVFEHEPPIDDVLLKNENVSLTPHCGASTAEAQERIGIELAEKIINYLK
- a CDS encoding DUF1015 domain-containing protein; translation: MPKIAPFRATLPAEGLESQVVIDSNVSLSKDELFLKLEENPFSYYHIFKPQTHFGDESTLEQAYAFGRNYFKQLKEQGVLVKEKDPALYVYQIITTEHNSFLGLISTVDINDYEHGAIKKHENTLTEKQHKLFKHIEITGFIGEPVLLAYPSSGAINKILHSYIETRPDKAFEYNENRHKLWKIQELSQIETLIQEFAKVEAFYIADGHHRTASVYQFVKEKGLPPFNMLTYLVSDEQLKIYPFYRLFTGQSMIDFQDVLEKLKVNFDISESAEKDKLAADEFLMIMHDKTLKLKLKSEFDLDAMRISERLNVSLLEELILKPIFHVQDSRDDKRLTFLSGKVSLKEVEAKVQRGDVTVAFAMAPISAEDIFEVSDKNLTMPPKSTYIEPKLLSGSVILEF
- the hppD gene encoding 4-hydroxyphenylpyruvate dioxygenase — its product is MTEQNKDFLPINGTDYVEFYVGNAKQAAHYYKTAFGFQGVAYCGPETGVKDRVSYVLKQDKIRFVLTTPLHPEHPISEHIKQHGDGVKVLALWVDDARKSWEETTKRGAKSYMAPESSKDEFGEVVRSGIHTYGETVHIFVERKNYNGPFMPGFVKWESDYNPTPTGLLYVDHCVGNVGWNQMNVWVKFYEEVMGFKNILSFDDKDISTEYSALMSKVMSNGNGYVKFPINEPAEGKKKSQVEEYLDFYHGEGVQHVALATHDIVKTVTDLKNRGVEFLTVPGSYYDELIARVGKIDEDIEPLRQLGILVDRDDEGYLLQIFTKPVEDRPTLFYEIIQRKGAKSFGKGNFKALFESIEREQERRGNL
- a CDS encoding efflux RND transporter periplasmic adaptor subunit → MKKYNIIALTLIVLASCTSKNDIESKKKLLEKYKLEAVKLNEKIQQLEIELGDDSKQEEFLISVEVDTLQTGDYASQSEFQATVESEQNVLLSAENGGAVVDVLVKEGQKVSAGQLLVRLDATIIEAQIAEIKNALDLAENVYGKYKRLREQNIGTEMQYLEAKNRYESLHRQLNSANVRLSKFYIKAPFSGKIDAVMTTVGALTTPGQPLLRLVNEGEMKVVVQVPESYVGVFAKGEKVNVTYPSLGKTVSETIDAVGEVINAGNRTFQVFIRPKSKEVVLKPNLLAVVSADDFKDTNVITIPSQLIKRDAADNPYVFVATATDSALLVHKRSITIKRYGADVSIVESGLNSGDLLIVKGYNSVGEGDKVKLATED
- a CDS encoding TetR/AcrR family transcriptional regulator, yielding MMICSSMIDCKIHLVEIFSILETICVVKVSWSDIELYLRPEKMAMEDTKENILIQAEKMFNRSGIKEVSMDSVASELSVSKKTLYQYFESKSDLINQVLKRRAIRVREYILKIQNENQNAIEEIMTHFFKMVNRLRDTKPTLLYDLKKYYFDLYQSFNESIEKFIEEEFVRNMKKGIDEGLYRAELNIRLVCKLHFNSIEFMSNPIAIQAENKAEKRFSELLMYHMRAVCTSKGIKELENLLNKNEK